The Verrucomicrobiia bacterium genome has a segment encoding these proteins:
- a CDS encoding phosphopantothenoylcysteine decarboxylase: MKVIVTCGPSYEPIDEVRRLTNFSSGELGVLLSRELARAGCEVLCFKGSGATATGPESPCRVSAFNTNDDLLALLSQAAAGGDIAAVFQAAALCDYRVKQVLDEQGTDCAAPKIASRAGALTLQLEPSTKVIAQLRRLFPQSLLVGWKYELAGTREEALARAHRQIAEARVDACVVNGRAFGPGFGICRPGRPLAVCADKSQLVVHLADWLLAVFSRAATEAGTTGRAAGG; encoded by the coding sequence ATGAAAGTGATTGTCACGTGCGGCCCCAGTTACGAGCCCATTGATGAGGTGCGGCGGCTGACCAATTTTTCCAGCGGCGAACTGGGCGTGTTGTTGAGCCGCGAACTGGCCCGCGCTGGTTGTGAGGTGCTCTGTTTCAAAGGCAGCGGCGCCACCGCCACCGGGCCGGAATCTCCGTGCCGGGTGAGCGCCTTCAACACCAACGATGATCTGCTCGCACTTCTGTCACAAGCCGCGGCGGGCGGCGACATCGCAGCTGTGTTTCAGGCAGCCGCGCTGTGCGATTACCGGGTCAAGCAGGTGCTGGACGAGCAGGGGACGGATTGCGCCGCGCCGAAGATCGCCAGCCGTGCCGGGGCGTTGACGCTGCAACTCGAGCCCTCCACGAAAGTGATCGCGCAGTTGCGCCGGTTGTTTCCGCAGAGCCTGCTCGTCGGATGGAAATATGAACTGGCGGGCACCCGGGAGGAGGCTCTTGCGCGGGCGCACCGCCAGATCGCCGAGGCGCGCGTGGATGCCTGCGTGGTGAACGGCCGCGCCTTCGGCCCCGGTTTCGGTATCTGCCGTCCGGGCCGCCCGCTCGCCGTGTGCGCGGATAAATCGCAACTGGTCGTGCACCTGGCGGACTGGTTGCTCGCCGTGTTCTCCCGCGCGGCTACCGAAGCGGGAACGACGGGCCGTGCGGCCGGGGGTTAA
- a CDS encoding sigma-54 dependent transcriptional regulator: MRVLIIDDEGNIRRTTAVVFEAMGHEVVGVARGAAALDQLDAGSFNIAFLDLKLGAENGLDLLPELLKRDPSLDVVVFTAYASIETAVEAMRRGAADYIPKPFTPEQIRRVFERITKARKLASRVAELESRLSVEAPTILLNTAVPAVQKAQELVFKAAPTPATILLLGESGTGKSVLARAIHERSPQKENAFVTVNCPSLSRDLLESELFGHIKGAFTGATADAAGKVAAADGGTLFLDEIGDLPLEIQPKLLRLLQEKEYERVGEAKTRRANVRVVAATNHDLEQSVKEGRFREDLYYRLNVIAVVMPPLRERLLDLQGIADNYLQFFARQCGKNLQGFSGDAQRALLHYHWPGNLRELRNVVERAVILAGGNRVERDDLPDKLEQPRAGAGREVHVGERVSLEELEQEHINRVLQQASTMEEAAQILGINPATLYRKRKKLVQ, translated from the coding sequence ATGCGCGTGTTGATCATCGATGACGAAGGCAACATTCGTCGCACGACAGCCGTCGTGTTTGAAGCGATGGGACATGAGGTCGTGGGTGTCGCGCGCGGCGCGGCGGCGCTGGATCAGCTGGATGCCGGCTCGTTTAACATCGCCTTTCTGGATCTCAAACTCGGTGCCGAGAACGGCCTGGACCTGCTGCCGGAATTGCTCAAACGTGATCCCAGCCTGGACGTCGTCGTGTTCACGGCTTACGCCTCGATCGAGACGGCGGTCGAGGCCATGCGGCGCGGCGCGGCTGATTACATTCCCAAGCCGTTCACGCCGGAGCAGATTCGGCGCGTCTTCGAACGCATCACCAAGGCGCGCAAGCTCGCGAGCCGCGTGGCCGAACTGGAATCCCGCCTGTCGGTGGAGGCGCCGACCATCCTGCTGAACACGGCCGTGCCGGCAGTGCAAAAGGCACAGGAACTGGTGTTCAAGGCCGCGCCCACCCCGGCGACGATTCTGCTCCTCGGCGAGAGCGGCACCGGCAAATCCGTGCTCGCCCGGGCGATTCACGAGCGCAGTCCGCAAAAGGAAAACGCCTTCGTGACGGTCAACTGTCCGAGCCTGTCGCGTGATCTGCTCGAAAGTGAGTTGTTTGGCCACATCAAGGGTGCGTTTACTGGCGCCACGGCGGATGCGGCGGGCAAGGTGGCGGCGGCCGATGGCGGCACGCTTTTCCTCGACGAGATCGGCGACCTCCCGTTGGAAATCCAGCCCAAGCTGCTCCGGTTGTTGCAGGAAAAGGAATACGAACGCGTGGGCGAGGCGAAAACACGACGGGCCAACGTGCGTGTGGTGGCGGCGACGAATCACGATTTGGAGCAGTCGGTCAAGGAAGGCCGGTTTCGCGAGGACCTGTATTACCGGCTGAACGTCATCGCGGTGGTGATGCCGCCGTTGCGTGAGCGCCTGCTGGATTTGCAGGGCATTGCCGACAATTACCTCCAGTTCTTTGCCCGGCAGTGCGGGAAAAATCTCCAGGGCTTTTCCGGCGATGCCCAGCGCGCCTTGCTCCACTACCACTGGCCGGGAAACCTGCGTGAACTCCGCAATGTTGTCGAGCGGGCGGTCATTCTGGCCGGCGGCAACCGGGTTGAGCGGGACGATTTGCCCGACAAACTCGAACAGCCGCGGGCCGGGGCGGGCCGTGAGGTGCATGTGGGCGAACGGGTGTCACTGGAGGAACTCGAACAGGAGCACATCAACCGCGTGTTGCAGCAGGCGTCCACCATGGAGGAGGCCGCCCAGATTCTCGGCATCAATCCGGCCACCCTTTACCGGAAGCGGAAGAAGCTCGTTCAGTAA
- a CDS encoding PH domain-containing protein, which produces MALIKCPECTNPVSSLAPMCPACGYPVAAQTGAGTSKAAAGHELLAQAQPSWWRFFWHLFFFWLIVPPLVAWARRASVVLRIYPGRVTVERGLITKCYREFLVRDIRAIDIDQGFLARLVGMGDLTISTSATVDAAERIEGVPNPHALRELILAQRGHQ; this is translated from the coding sequence ATGGCTCTGATCAAATGTCCGGAATGCACGAATCCGGTTTCCTCCCTTGCGCCGATGTGCCCCGCGTGCGGTTACCCGGTGGCGGCCCAGACTGGAGCCGGCACCTCGAAGGCCGCCGCCGGCCATGAACTGCTCGCGCAGGCGCAGCCGTCGTGGTGGCGCTTCTTCTGGCACCTGTTCTTTTTCTGGCTGATTGTGCCGCCGCTGGTGGCGTGGGCCCGCCGGGCGTCCGTGGTGCTGCGCATTTATCCGGGGCGCGTGACGGTGGAGCGCGGCTTGATTACAAAGTGCTACCGCGAATTCCTCGTGCGGGACATTCGGGCGATTGACATTGACCAGGGATTTCTCGCGCGGCTCGTGGGCATGGGTGACCTCACCATTTCCACATCCGCAACCGTGGATGCCGCGGAGCGCATCGAAGGGGTGCCGAATCCGCACGCGTTGCGCGAACTCATCCTGGCCCAGCGGGGCCATCAATGA
- a CDS encoding DUF6600 domain-containing protein, which yields MKVISRNLLVAACGLLMGGAPMARAELEVSANVSIHAVADFDAPLTARGTWITVGTYGRCWRPAGVAVSWRPYCEGHWVWTDCGWYWESDEPWAWACYHYGYWVYDSAHGWVWLPGVEWGPAWVSWRVGGGYIGWAPLPPPRVKVVDARFVFVKGAHFAEPIRSTTIVVSSPQIIRETRVINNIKHQEKVIGDRGARRVVVNEGPGLSVVEKATGRKFERVAIQEAARQTPVPSAVSHAPHAQPPRQPERTGKPEAPHQSDVAAPDHPPAAPHRHEPSNAGQRGHVWGPSHDHGKGRK from the coding sequence ATGAAAGTGATTTCCCGGAATTTGCTGGTGGCCGCATGTGGATTGCTGATGGGTGGAGCGCCCATGGCGCGGGCCGAACTCGAAGTTTCCGCCAATGTCAGCATTCACGCGGTCGCTGATTTTGACGCGCCACTGACGGCACGCGGCACGTGGATCACCGTCGGCACCTACGGTCGGTGCTGGCGCCCGGCGGGTGTGGCAGTTTCCTGGCGCCCCTACTGTGAGGGGCACTGGGTATGGACGGATTGCGGCTGGTATTGGGAAAGCGATGAGCCCTGGGCGTGGGCCTGTTACCACTATGGCTACTGGGTTTACGATTCGGCCCATGGCTGGGTTTGGCTGCCGGGCGTGGAGTGGGGGCCGGCCTGGGTTTCCTGGCGGGTGGGCGGCGGCTACATCGGCTGGGCGCCGCTGCCGCCGCCGCGGGTTAAAGTGGTTGATGCGCGCTTCGTATTCGTCAAGGGCGCGCACTTCGCCGAACCCATTCGGTCCACCACCATCGTTGTGAGCAGTCCGCAAATCATTCGCGAAACCCGCGTCATCAACAATATCAAGCATCAGGAAAAGGTCATTGGCGATCGCGGGGCCCGGCGCGTGGTGGTGAACGAAGGTCCGGGACTGTCCGTGGTGGAAAAGGCCACCGGCCGGAAGTTTGAACGGGTGGCCATTCAGGAGGCGGCGCGACAAACGCCCGTGCCGTCGGCCGTTTCCCATGCGCCGCACGCACAGCCACCAAGGCAGCCAGAGCGAACCGGAAAGCCCGAGGCGCCACATCAATCCGATGTCGCCGCACCGGACCATCCGCCGGCTGCGCCGCATCGTCACGAACCGTCCAACGCCGGTCAGCGCGGCCATGTCTGGGGTCCCAGCCATGATCATGGGAAAGGGCGGAAATGA
- a CDS encoding ATP-binding protein, translated as MLRTRLFLGLVPFVVLLLATGVYAIILFSRLVHRVDATVSGNYRSILVAQSMRLELTAIEREAWTSNTGTNAATPAFLQLQKQFEDNLSLLTNGMSQPAEQELTQRLATNYAAFRRAMIVFNAAGGAENRQRTYQTGVTPSVLALDHTLEKIRDLNDQAILATRESIQQIMRDITRPMLIGMVVTLAIALYAYYRLSRSLLLPIESLTRATRELSQGNWHQPVPVESRDELGQLAIAFNTMAAQLQEYRQSTSAEIVRLHRTMETTLASFPDPIFVLNHKARIELKNPAADEFAAGLGLTERLPGELQRIAATALARGENFLPHTFDDVVSYHPPAGEKFYLPRVLVMRDKNNATFGVAVVLYDVTRFRLLDAAKTNLVATVSHELKTPLTSLRMALHILLEKTIGRINARQDEMLRGARDDAERLLNILNDLLDLARLEAGNAELRKEPVMPGELLEHVAREAADQAAGGRVRVHWSAESNLPAVHVDRQRISHVFGNLVNNAIKHSPAGADVRLHAASGEEGGVQFTVTDRGPGVPEEFQSRIFDRFFRVPGQDKTGAGLGLSIAREITVAHGGRIGVRSEPGQGSQFFVILPAANAAEAAAGNHLIDGPAGPG; from the coding sequence ATGTTGCGCACGCGCTTGTTTTTGGGTCTTGTGCCGTTCGTGGTGCTGCTGCTCGCCACGGGCGTGTATGCCATCATCCTGTTCTCGCGCCTCGTGCACCGGGTGGACGCCACCGTCAGCGGCAACTACCGCAGCATCCTGGTGGCGCAGTCGATGCGCCTCGAATTGACGGCCATCGAGCGGGAGGCCTGGACGTCGAACACCGGCACCAACGCCGCCACGCCCGCCTTTTTGCAGTTGCAGAAGCAGTTTGAGGACAACCTGTCCCTTCTGACGAACGGCATGAGCCAGCCTGCGGAGCAGGAACTCACTCAAAGGCTGGCCACCAACTATGCCGCCTTCAGGCGGGCGATGATTGTGTTCAATGCCGCGGGCGGTGCGGAGAACCGCCAGCGCACCTACCAGACGGGCGTCACGCCCAGCGTGCTCGCGCTGGACCACACGCTGGAAAAAATCCGCGACCTCAACGATCAGGCCATTCTTGCCACGCGGGAGAGCATTCAGCAGATCATGCGGGACATCACGCGGCCGATGTTGATCGGCATGGTGGTCACGCTGGCCATCGCGCTCTATGCCTACTATCGCCTGAGCCGGTCCCTGCTGCTGCCGATCGAATCGTTGACCCGCGCCACCCGGGAACTGAGCCAGGGAAACTGGCACCAGCCCGTGCCGGTCGAATCCCGCGATGAACTGGGCCAGCTGGCCATTGCCTTCAACACCATGGCCGCCCAGCTTCAGGAATACCGTCAGAGCACCAGCGCGGAAATCGTCCGCCTGCACCGCACCATGGAGACGACGCTGGCCTCGTTTCCCGATCCCATTTTCGTGCTCAACCACAAGGCGCGCATCGAGCTGAAGAACCCGGCGGCGGATGAATTTGCCGCCGGTTTGGGTCTCACGGAACGGCTTCCGGGTGAGTTGCAGCGGATTGCCGCAACCGCGCTGGCCCGTGGCGAAAACTTCCTCCCGCACACCTTCGACGACGTGGTCAGTTATCACCCGCCGGCCGGCGAAAAGTTTTACCTGCCCCGCGTGCTCGTCATGCGGGACAAGAACAATGCGACCTTTGGTGTTGCTGTGGTGTTGTATGACGTGACGCGTTTCCGCCTCCTGGATGCGGCCAAGACCAATCTCGTGGCCACCGTCAGCCACGAACTGAAGACCCCGCTCACCAGCCTGCGCATGGCCCTGCACATTCTCCTCGAAAAAACCATCGGCCGCATCAACGCCCGGCAGGACGAGATGTTGCGCGGCGCCCGCGACGATGCCGAGCGGCTGCTGAACATTTTGAACGACCTGCTGGACCTGGCACGATTGGAGGCGGGCAACGCGGAGCTGCGCAAGGAACCGGTCATGCCGGGCGAACTGCTGGAACACGTTGCGCGGGAGGCGGCGGATCAGGCGGCGGGCGGCCGCGTGCGGGTCCACTGGTCGGCCGAATCGAACCTGCCGGCCGTGCATGTGGACCGGCAGCGCATCAGCCACGTCTTTGGCAACCTGGTCAACAACGCCATCAAACACTCGCCGGCCGGGGCGGACGTGAGGCTCCACGCGGCGTCCGGCGAAGAGGGCGGCGTGCAATTCACCGTGACCGACCGTGGCCCTGGCGTGCCCGAGGAATTTCAGAGCCGCATCTTTGACCGCTTTTTCCGTGTGCCCGGTCAGGACAAAACCGGAGCCGGTCTCGGATTGTCCATCGCCCGGGAAATCACGGTGGCCCACGGCGGTCGTATTGGTGTGCGCAGCGAGCCGGGGCAGGGGAGCCAGTTCTTCGTCATTCTACCCGCTGCGAATGCGGCCGAAGCTGCGGCGGGCAACCACCTCATTGATGGCCCCGCTGGGCCAGGATGA